The proteins below come from a single Tigriopus californicus strain San Diego chromosome 3, Tcal_SD_v2.1, whole genome shotgun sequence genomic window:
- the LOC131877631 gene encoding uncharacterized protein LOC131877631: protein MASVSRNNSTTTMKTIAATALLAALAQAQEPYYYKWSPETPVAPAFKFPENIPVPFPETNEPAGNAGYQYQYTPEQPNARPFKAPEDYTPVDFKYQYVSQPGDSFKYNYKPAPGEFDFTYVPGPNMMNLSPEEIEAKSAGVATSVRDVAALLSTVKSDDIKAITGELGFGQDFDLTGVSAGINKVGDFIENGGKAGAKIAADIGPQPQVPVVPVAPIQPVNPLPEPIPVQYNAAYQSSYPVPVQGAYYPGTPLVGAQVPLVYYRN, encoded by the exons ATGGCATCAGTTTCTCGAAACAACtccacaacaacaatgaaaacCATCGCC GCTACCGCTCTCTTGGCCGCCTTGGCCCAAGCTCAAGAGCCTTACTATTACAAATGGAGCCCAGAAACACCCGTGGCCCCCGCATTCAAGTTCCCGGAAAACATCCCCGTGCCCTTCCCCGAAACCAATGAGCCTGCGGGTAATGCCGGCTACCAATACCAGTACACGCCTGAGCAGCCCAATGCCCGACCTTTCAAGGCTCCCGAGGACTACACCCCCGTGGACTTCAAGTACCAATATGTCAGTCAGCCTGGCGACAGCTTCAAATACAATTACAAGCCCGCCCCTGGGGAGTTCGACTTTACCTATGTCCCTGGACCCAACATGATGAACTTGAGCCCCGAGGAAATCGAGGCCAAATCTGCCGGTGTAGCCACCAGTGTGCGAGATGTGGCTGCCCTGTTGTCCACCGTCAAATCGGACGACATCAAGGCCATCACAGGTGAATTAGGCTTTGGCCAAGACTTTGACTTGACTGGCGTGTCGGCCGGCATCAACAAGGTTGGAGACTTCATTGAGAATGGTGGCAAAGCCGGCGCCAAAATTGCCGCTGACATTGGACCTCAGCCTCAAGTGCCCGTGGTTCCCGTGGCTCCCATCCAACCCGTGAATCCACTCCCTGAGCCCATTCCCGTGCAATACAATGCCGCTTATCAATCTAGTTACCCTGTGCCCGTGCAAGGAGCTTATTACCCTGGTACCCCTCTGGTGGGTGCCCAAGTTCCTCTTGTCTACTATCGGAACTAG